The Saccharomonospora glauca K62 genome has a segment encoding these proteins:
- the ychF gene encoding redox-regulated ATPase YchF, giving the protein MSLTLGIVGLPNVGKSTLFNALTRNDVLAANYPFATIEPNVGVVPLPDRRLDKLAEIFDSAKTVPATVSFVDIAGIVKGASEGAGLGNKFLANIREANAICQVIRVFDDPDVTHVEGRVDPMADIETINTELILADLQTLEKALPRMEKEARTKKEKRPAFENAQRAKEILDSGRTLFSAQQEVDLDGLRELSLLTAKPFLYVFNADESVLTDEARRAELAKMVEPADSVFLDAKVESELLELDDEEAVRELLESVGQEEPGLHALARAGFHTLGLQTYLTAGPKEARAWTIPQGATAPQAAGVIHTDFERGFIKAEVVSFDDLVEAGSMAAARAAGKVRMEGKDYVMQDGDVVEFRFNV; this is encoded by the coding sequence GTGAGTCTCACCCTCGGCATCGTCGGCTTGCCCAACGTGGGCAAGTCCACCCTGTTCAATGCACTGACCCGCAATGACGTGCTCGCGGCGAACTATCCGTTCGCGACGATCGAGCCCAACGTCGGAGTGGTGCCCCTGCCCGACCGGCGGTTGGACAAGTTGGCCGAGATCTTCGACTCGGCGAAGACGGTCCCGGCCACCGTCTCGTTCGTCGACATCGCGGGCATCGTCAAGGGGGCGTCCGAAGGCGCGGGGCTGGGGAACAAGTTCCTCGCCAACATCCGTGAGGCCAACGCCATCTGCCAGGTCATCAGGGTCTTCGACGATCCGGACGTCACGCACGTCGAAGGCCGGGTCGACCCGATGGCGGACATCGAGACGATCAACACCGAGCTGATCCTGGCCGACCTCCAGACGTTGGAGAAGGCCCTGCCTCGGATGGAGAAGGAGGCCCGCACCAAGAAGGAGAAGCGGCCCGCCTTCGAGAACGCGCAGCGGGCTAAGGAGATCCTCGACTCGGGCAGGACCCTCTTCTCCGCACAACAGGAAGTGGACCTCGACGGTCTGCGGGAGCTGAGCCTGCTCACCGCGAAGCCGTTCCTGTACGTGTTCAACGCGGACGAATCCGTGTTGACCGACGAGGCACGGCGGGCGGAACTGGCGAAGATGGTCGAGCCGGCCGACTCCGTGTTCCTCGACGCGAAGGTGGAGTCGGAACTCCTCGAACTGGACGATGAGGAGGCCGTGCGCGAGCTTCTGGAGTCCGTGGGGCAGGAGGAGCCGGGGCTGCACGCGCTGGCGCGGGCCGGGTTCCACACCCTCGGCCTGCAGACGTACCTCACCGCGGGGCCGAAGGAGGCCCGCGCGTGGACGATCCCGCAGGGGGCGACGGCGCCTCAGGCGGCCGGGGTGATCCACACGGACTTCGAGCGCGGCTTCATCAAGGCCGAGGTGGTGTCCTTCGACGACCTGGTGGAGGCCGGGTCGATGGCGGCGGCTCGTGCGGCGGGCAAGGTCCGCATGGAGGGCAAGGACTACGTCATGCAGGACGGCGACGTGGTGGAGTTCCGCTTCAACGTGTAG
- a CDS encoding DNA-3-methyladenine glycosylase 2 family protein, with the protein MARVTTEVRGAYAALWRDTERCYRAVRSRDARFDGQFVVAVRTTRIYCRPSCPAMTPKPQNVEFFPTSAAAQSRGYRACRRCLPDAVPGSPEWDVRADLAARAMRLIAEGTVEREGVSGLARRLGYSERQLGRVLNSELGAGPLALARAHRAHSARVLIEMSDLPITDVAFASGFSSVRQFNDTIREVFAATPSQLRAAAARRGRSGHPAGPAAPSTGVRLCLRLPFRAPFDAAGVLDFLSTRAVPGVEAGNDDYRRTLRLPHGPAVVRMTPRTTHVECVVLLTDVRDLSAAVSRVRRLWDLDADPLAVSDCLSDDPTIASWVKAVPGIRVPGAVDGPELVLRAILGQQVSVASARAAAGRLVSELGDPVAIASDGDPTRLFPSPATVAEHAEDVLTGPRHRITAIHDVAAALASGTLDVHVGRDPEELRRDLLSLPGIGPWTADYVLMRLLHRTDLLLHTDRALRRGARALGIGPARLTDHARRWRPWRSYAGMYLWRASGTPPSGTPRKDTP; encoded by the coding sequence ATGGCACGCGTGACGACGGAGGTCCGAGGAGCGTACGCGGCGCTCTGGCGGGACACGGAACGCTGCTACCGCGCCGTCCGCTCCCGTGACGCGCGGTTCGACGGCCAGTTCGTGGTGGCCGTGCGCACCACCCGTATCTACTGCCGACCGTCGTGCCCCGCCATGACCCCCAAGCCGCAGAACGTCGAGTTCTTCCCCACCTCCGCCGCCGCGCAGTCACGCGGCTACCGAGCGTGCCGACGCTGCCTGCCCGACGCCGTGCCCGGTTCCCCGGAGTGGGACGTGCGGGCCGACCTCGCCGCCCGCGCCATGCGCCTCATCGCCGAGGGCACGGTGGAGCGGGAAGGCGTGTCGGGGCTGGCGCGCAGGCTCGGTTACTCGGAACGGCAGCTGGGCCGGGTGTTGAACTCCGAACTGGGCGCCGGTCCACTCGCCCTCGCCCGTGCTCACCGGGCCCACTCGGCGAGAGTGCTCATCGAGATGTCGGACCTCCCGATCACCGACGTCGCGTTCGCGTCCGGTTTCTCCAGCGTGCGACAGTTCAACGACACCATTCGCGAGGTGTTCGCCGCGACCCCGTCGCAGCTTCGCGCCGCGGCGGCCCGCCGGGGTCGCAGCGGGCACCCCGCGGGCCCCGCGGCTCCGTCCACCGGTGTCCGGCTGTGTCTGCGGCTGCCGTTCCGAGCGCCTTTCGACGCCGCGGGGGTGCTCGACTTCCTCTCTACCCGCGCCGTCCCCGGTGTGGAAGCCGGGAACGACGACTACCGCCGCACCCTGCGATTGCCTCACGGGCCCGCTGTCGTCCGGATGACGCCCCGAACGACGCACGTCGAGTGCGTGGTGCTGCTCACCGACGTACGTGACCTGTCGGCCGCGGTGTCCCGCGTGCGCAGGCTGTGGGATCTCGACGCCGACCCCCTGGCCGTGTCCGACTGCCTGTCGGACGACCCGACGATCGCCTCTTGGGTGAAGGCGGTACCGGGCATCCGGGTTCCGGGAGCCGTGGACGGCCCGGAACTCGTCCTCCGTGCCATTCTCGGGCAACAGGTGTCCGTGGCCTCGGCACGCGCGGCGGCCGGTCGACTCGTCTCCGAGCTCGGTGACCCCGTGGCGATCGCCTCGGACGGCGACCCGACCCGGCTGTTCCCCTCACCGGCGACGGTGGCCGAGCATGCCGAGGACGTACTCACCGGCCCCCGACACCGCATCACCGCCATCCATGACGTCGCCGCCGCCCTGGCCTCCGGCACCCTCGACGTCCACGTCGGTCGCGACCCCGAGGAACTACGGCGGGACCTGCTCTCGCTGCCCGGCATCGGTCCGTGGACGGCGGACTACGTGCTGATGCGACTGCTGCACCGCACCGACCTGCTGCTTCACACCGACCGTGCGCTGCGGCGAGGAGCGCGGGCACTCGGCATCGGGCCCGCTCGCCTGACCGACCATGCCCGGCGGTGGAGGCCGTGGCGGTCGTACGCGGGCATGTACTTGTGGCGCGCGAGCGGCACCCCACCTTCCGGAACCCCTCGAAAGGACACCCCATGA
- a CDS encoding methylated-DNA--[protein]-cysteine S-methyltransferase, whose protein sequence is MNAYWSTVDTPVGAFTAVVDAEGVVLASGWTADVTDLASLVASELRPDTLVRQTDLGAVTKAVSRYHDGELDAVDGFPVRQRSGAFLRHAWDVLRTVPPGSPVTYSELAALAGRPAAVRAAASACARNAAALFVPCHRVVRTGGSLGGFRWGLDVKQWLLDHESSFGHEH, encoded by the coding sequence ATGAACGCCTACTGGTCCACAGTGGATACCCCGGTCGGGGCTTTCACCGCAGTGGTTGACGCGGAAGGCGTCGTACTGGCTTCCGGATGGACCGCCGACGTGACGGACTTGGCCAGCCTCGTCGCTTCCGAACTCCGCCCCGACACCCTGGTTCGACAAACCGACCTGGGCGCGGTCACGAAAGCCGTGAGTCGCTACCACGACGGTGAACTCGACGCCGTGGACGGGTTTCCCGTGCGGCAGCGGTCCGGCGCCTTCCTGCGACACGCGTGGGACGTGCTGAGGACCGTGCCGCCGGGGAGCCCGGTGACGTACTCCGAGCTCGCCGCGCTAGCGGGACGTCCGGCAGCCGTCCGCGCGGCGGCGTCGGCATGCGCACGTAACGCTGCTGCGCTGTTCGTGCCCTGCCATCGCGTGGTGCGCACCGGTGGTTCGCTCGGGGGCTTCCGGTGGGGCCTGGACGTGAAGCAGTGGCTGCTCGACCACGAGTCATCCTTCGGACACGAGCACTGA